A portion of the Lolium rigidum isolate FL_2022 chromosome 1, APGP_CSIRO_Lrig_0.1, whole genome shotgun sequence genome contains these proteins:
- the LOC124686790 gene encoding phosphate transporter PHO1-3-like, which produces MDTSTQVHAAHISTAYPMASSQTPRYQYHGCSELQCCTLKPMVKFSKQFEGQLVPEWKEAFVDYWQLKKDIKNLQVATGEGGDKAAAPPSQWQAPAAASHWVMRLPFLNPHGHQKENSVIQVHRKLASSGNDGAVVGEVYETVVLDTAGFAGAEAEAASAFFQRLDEQLNKVNRFYERKEREFLDRGESLRRQLQILVELKAAVTEARRRAGSSAAGSTDQEDPSVSCSILHGDQSLRGITEQEQEGQEKFTKDYIAKSTDEGEDQLSISGGLGNSGRIDKPREEAANKMRTLSGKEVTCQGRSVRINIPITTPSRTVIAIRELLFDDMLSQSRKIGGIGGDGCEKLSINKKKVHQAEKMIRGALVELYKGLGYLKTYRTLNMVAFVKILKKFDKITAKEVQTTYLKVVESSYFNSSDKAIRLMDDVEELFVRHFATGDKRKAMKYLKPNQKEESHATTFFIGLFTGSFVALFIGYCIMAHIAGMYTQQSNKVYMSTSYPVLSMFSLFFLHLFVYGCNIFMWRKTRINYTFIFEFTPTKELKYRDVFLICTTSMTVIIGVMFAHLTLIVKGYSSSAVQAIPGCLLLVFSLILVCPFKILYRSSRYQFLRAIRNIILTPFYKVVMVDFFMADQLCSQVPLLRSLEYLACYYITSSYKTQDYGYCTRVKHFRDLAYAVSFLPYYWRAMQCARRWFDEGDINHIVNLGKYVSAMLAAGTKVAYENDNSAGWLSLVVIVSSIATIYQLYWDFVKDWGLLQFNSKNPWLRNDLILKQKYIYFISMGLNLLLRLAWLQTVIHPNIGSLDSRVTLFFLAALEVIRRGHWNFYRLENEHLNNAGKFRAVKVVPLPFHEVEED; this is translated from the exons ATGGACACTAGCACACAGGTGCATGCAGCACATATAAGTACAGCTTACCCCATGGCCTCCTCTCAGACACCCAGATACCAGTACCACGGCTGCAGTGAGCTGCAGTGCTGCACCCTGAAGCCAATGGTGAAGTTCTCCAAGCAGTTCGAGGGCCAGCTCGTGCCTGAATGGAAGGAGGCCTTTGTGGACTACTGGCAGCTCAAGAAGGACATCAAGAACCTGCAGGTCGCCACCGGCGAGGGCGGGGACAAGGCAGCAGCGCCACCGTCGCAGTGGCAGGCACCGGCGGCTGCTAGTCACTGGGTGATGAGGCTCCCGTTCCTCAATCCCCACGGCCACCAGAAGGAGAACAGCGTCATACAG GTGCACAGAAAGCTGGCAAGCAGCGGCAACGACGGCGCGGTCGTCGGGGAAGTCTACGAGACGGTGGTTCTGGACACAGCAGGGTTTGCAGGCGCCGAGGCAGAGGCGGCAAGCGCGTTCTTCCAGAGACTGGACGAGCAGCTCAACAAGGTGAACCGGTTCtatgagaggaaggagagggagttccTGGACCGCGGTGAGTCCCTCAGGCGGCAGCTGCAGATCCTCGTCGAGCTCAAGGCCGCCGTCACTGAGGCACGTCGGCGCGCAGGCTCGTCGGCAGCGGGGAGCACCGACCAAGAGGACCCATCAGTCTCTTGCTCTATTCTGCATG GAGATCAATCCCTCCGAGGCATTACGGagcaagaacaagaaggtcaagaAAAGTTCACCAAAGATTATATTGCAAAGAGCACTGATGAAGGAGAGGACCAGCTTTCCATCTCTGGAGGTTTAGGTAACTCGGGAAGGATTGATAAGCCAAGAGAAGAAGCTGCCAACAAGATGAGGACACTCTCAGGAAAGGAGGTCACATGCCAGGGCAGGAGTGTGAGGATCAACATTCCCATCACCACACCATCGAGGACTGTCATCGCCATCCGTGAACTTCTGTTTGATGACATGCTAAGCCAATCAAGGAAGATTGGTGGGATTGGTGGTGATGGCTGTGAGAAGTTAAGCATCAACAAGAAAAAGGTGCACCAAGCAGAGAAGATGATCAGAGGAGCGCTGGTTGAACTGTACAAGGGCTTGGGGTACCTCAAGACATACCG GACCTTGAACATGGTGGCTTTTGTGAAGATTTTGAAGAAATTTGACAAG ATTACAGCAAAGGAAGTGCAAACAACTTACCTGAAAGTAGTGGAGAGCTCCTACTTTAATAGCTCTGACAAG GCAATCAGGCTGATGGACGATGTCGAGGAGCTGTTTGTGAGACATTTTGCAACTGGTGACAAAAGGAAAGCAATGAAGTATCTGAAGCCAAATCAAAAAGAAGAATCACATGCTACCACATTTTTCATAG GACTTTTCACTGGTAGCTTCGTAGCATTATTTATCGGTTACTGTATCATGGCGCACATAGCTGGGATGTACACTCAGCAGTCAAACAAAGTCTACATGTCAACATCCTATCCTGTCCTTAG CATGTTCAGCCTCTTCTTCCTGCATCTCTTCGTCTACGGATGTAACATCTTCATGTGGAGAAAGACACGCATAAACTACACATTCATATTCGAATTTACACCTACCAAAGAGCTTAAGTATCGTGATGTGTTTTTGATATGCACTACCTCTATGACGGTTATTATTGGTGTCATGTTTGCACACCTGACACTCATTGTCAAAGGGTATTCTTCAAGTGCAGTCCAAGCAATCCCAGGATGCCTACTTCTG GTTTTCTCATTAATATTGGTCTGCCCTTTCAAAATCCTCTACCGATCAAGTCGTTATCAATTCTTAAGAGCAATCAGGAACATCATTCTAACCCCCTTTTACAAG GTTGTCATGGTCGATTTCTTCATGGCTGATCAGCTTTGTAGCCAG GTACCACTTCTTAGGAGCCTGGAGTACCTGGCATGTTATTACATAACCAGCAGCTATAAGACACAAGACTATGGATACTGCACAAGAGTGAAACATTTTCGAGATTTGGCTTATGCAGTATCCTTCCTGCCGTACTACTGGAGAGCTATGCAG TGTGCAAGAAGATGGTTTGATGAAGGGGATATAAACCACATTGTCAACCTTGGGAAGTATGTGTCAGCGATGCTTGCTGCAGGAACAAAAGTCGCATATGAGAATGATAACAGTGCTGGATGGCTCTCACTAGTCGTCATCGTGTCAAGTATCGCCACTATCTACCAACTCTACTGGGACTTTGTCAAGGACTGGGGCCTTCTACAGTTTAACTCCAAGAACCCTTGGCTTCGTAACGATCTGATACTTAAACAAAAATACATTTATTTCATATCCATG GGTTTGAACCTTCTTCTGAGGCTTGCTTGGCTTCAAACTGTCATCCACCCTAACATTGGAAGCCTGGACTCAAGAGTGACTCTGTTCTTTTTGGCAGCTCTTGAGGTGATTCGACGAGGCCATTGGAACTTCTACAG GTTGGAGAACGAACACTTAAACAATGCGGGCAAGTTCAGAGCTGTGAAGGTTGTTCCACTCCCCTTTCATGAAGTCGAAGAGGACTAA
- the LOC124676706 gene encoding putative pentatricopeptide repeat-containing protein At1g68930 gives MAKEVHCYALKTFCKLDTLLLNATITVYGRCGDVTSAEILFDLLQNKDIISWTALLTCYAQNDHTHETLLFFREMLRKGLGSPVFCITSVLRACSSTTNYAVGWQIHSRVVKLGIDDADSVENALLTMYARCGSVRIALKIFNSMRSRGIISWNALITSFSQHGNEVAAIQLFHLMQEEAVCPDDYTFVGLLSSCSRMGLVAEGCEYFKLMNTKYNVEPKMEHYTCMVDLFARAGRFSDALEFIDAMPCHPDKLVWEALLASCRTHGNVELGRLAAKKILEIRPDDPSPYIILSSIHASVDMWEEKALNRTVFDFQRVRKDVGSSWVGGEEYSDNTFDVLQVETT, from the coding sequence ATGGCCAAGGAGGTCCATTGCTATGCCCTAAAGACTTTCTGTAAGCTGGACACACTACTGCTCAATGCTACCATCACTGTTTATGGCAGATGTGGTGATGTCACCAGTGCAGAGATTCTGTTTGATCTTTTGCAAAACAAAGACATTATATCATGGACGGCATTACTAACTTGCTATGCACAAAATGATCATACTCACGAGACACTCTTGTTCTTCAGGGAAATGCTTCGGAAAGGCTTGGGATCTCCTGTCTTTTGCATTACCAGTGTGCTAAGAGCCTGTTCTAGCACCACAAACTATGCTGTTGGATGGCAAATTCATTCTAGGGTAGTGAAGTTAGGAATTGATGATGCAGATTCTGTTGAGAATGCTCTTTTGACCATGTATGCCAGGTGCGGAAGTGTTCGTATTGCATTGAAGATCTTCAATTCAATGAGGAGTAGAGGCATTATCTCGTGGAATGCACTAATCACAAGTTTTTCACAGCATGGCAATGAGGTGGCGGCCATTCAGCTATTTCATCTGATGCAAGAAGAAGCAGTGTGTCCAGATGATTACACTTTTGTTGGCTTGTTATCATCTTGCAGCCGAATGGGCCTAGTTGCAGAGGGTTGTGAGTATTTCAAACTGATGAACACCAAGTACAATGTGGAGCCCAAGATGGAACATTACACCTGCATGGTTGATCTGTTTGCCCGTGCTGGAAGATTTTCTGATGCACTAGAGTTTATTGATGCTATGCCTTGTCATCCAGACAAACTTGTGTGGGAAGCTTTGCTAGCTTCATGTAGGACTCATGGTAATGTGGAGTTAGGAAGGCTGGCCGCAAAGAAGATTCTTGAAATAAGACCAGATGATCCTTCACCATACATTATATTATCCAGCATTCATGCTTCAGTTGACATGTGGGAAGAGAAGGCTTTGAATCGTACTGTGTTTGATTTCCAACGAGTAAGAAAAGACGTGGGAAGTAGTTGGGTCGGTGGAGAAGAATATTCAGATAATACATTTGATGTATTGCAAGTTGAAACAACGTAA